A region from the Lysobacter sp. BMK333-48F3 genome encodes:
- a CDS encoding YhdP family protein — MPTPLRRRLRMARRGAFYGVAVVLVLVAVLLGAASQVLPLAESHPEQVAQWLSQRAGRPVAFDRVETQWTRRGPLLRLNGLRIGEGAQAFTIGDAEMLVSVYAGLLPGQSFSELRLKGLDLTLERAADGRWKVRGLPGQDTAPQRDPLSALEGLGELQVVDGKLAVIAPALGVDARIPKIDLRLRVDGPRVRAGARVWPSVGVAGAPSTPLDAVLDFDRRRGDGRAYAGATRADLAGWSPLLKLAGIRVESGQGRAEAWGELRGHRVAAVTVSAALDRVGLRAERAAGSAAAAGPPARTEFEHVETLSYWRLTEQGWRYDAQRLRIGSGEQAQSLDGLAVAGGERYALRAPRIDAGPLIAVLALSDALPERLRHWLETAKPRVSLSEIAIDGRRNGPLFASGRIQALGFDAVGSSPGLQGLSGRFEGDADGFVLDLDPNSPMRFDWPTGFGVAHTVSLDGRVGGWREGAGWRVGTTALRVQGKDFGVHARGGLWWQGDGSRPWIDIAADLDPTQVPVAKGFWIRDKMSANLLHWLDTALVGGRLSDAHAVVSGDLDDWPFNRNNGLFEASARLQGAVVKFQPDWPAVEGLDADVRFVADGFSVAGKGRLAGVGVRRIEAGIDHYKDGRLRVEADGAADAAQLVALLKQSPLQKDHADTLNNVRASGPAQVGFEMELPLRPNSRTHIAGTVALDNAKLADPRWKLAFEQVRGRAEYGRGGFGAEELAVQHEGAPGKLSLRAGDEYVRDRGNVFEAALDTASGADEMIARGPDELAWLKPYLDGRSLWTAAISIPKSPGATTAVKATGVAAPVPTMLRLQTNLVGTALTLPAPLAKPAAASLPTTVETPLPLGSGDVRVSLGNVLALRARTANGRTGVRVVLGGNRVDEAPPASGLIATGRAAQLDAVDWIALAHGDGGGEGAGGGLPLQRIDVSAQQLQLIGGQFPDTRIIVAPAPRGATAVRAEGAALEGAVLIPGGDSGAIAGRFARVHWRAPAKAAAAAPGTGAGSAGGANANASAGAPASAAAAANAAGAGAEQGLHPSEIPALLLDIADLRVGDAALGKASVRTRPTPAGMRIEQISTRAPKQSIDLSGDWTGRGGNARTHLNLSVDSGDVGALMNGFGFANQIGGGRAKATFEAGWPGSPAGFALGSLEGSLTLDARDGRLLEIEPGAGRVLGLLSVAQLPRRLTLDFRDLFSKGFAFDRIGGTVRFGNGSARSDDLTIDGPAAAISIRGAADLRAQRYDQTIEVRPKAANVLTAVGALAAGPVGAAIGAAANAVLQKPLGSLASKTYRVTGPWKEPKVEVVTREQTRAAAAPAPPAG, encoded by the coding sequence ATGCCCACCCCGCTGCGCCGCCGCCTGCGCATGGCCCGCCGCGGCGCCTTCTACGGCGTCGCGGTGGTGCTGGTGCTGGTCGCCGTGCTGCTGGGCGCGGCGAGCCAGGTGCTGCCCTTGGCCGAGAGCCATCCCGAGCAGGTCGCGCAGTGGTTGAGCCAGCGCGCCGGGCGGCCGGTGGCGTTCGACCGGGTCGAGACCCAATGGACCCGGCGCGGGCCGTTGCTGCGTTTGAACGGCTTGCGCATCGGCGAAGGCGCGCAGGCCTTCACCATCGGCGATGCGGAGATGCTGGTTTCGGTGTATGCCGGCCTGCTGCCGGGGCAGTCGTTCTCCGAGCTGCGCCTGAAGGGTCTGGACCTGACCCTGGAGCGCGCCGCCGACGGTCGCTGGAAGGTGCGCGGCTTGCCGGGCCAGGACACCGCGCCGCAGCGCGACCCGCTGTCGGCGCTGGAAGGCCTGGGCGAGTTGCAGGTGGTCGACGGCAAGCTGGCGGTGATCGCGCCCGCTCTCGGCGTCGATGCGCGGATACCCAAGATCGATCTGCGCCTGCGCGTGGACGGGCCGCGGGTGCGCGCCGGCGCGCGGGTCTGGCCCAGCGTCGGCGTGGCCGGCGCGCCGTCGACGCCGCTGGACGCGGTGCTGGACTTCGATCGCCGCCGCGGCGACGGCCGCGCCTATGCCGGCGCGACCCGCGCCGATCTGGCCGGCTGGTCGCCGCTGTTGAAGCTGGCCGGCATCCGGGTCGAGTCCGGCCAGGGCCGCGCCGAGGCCTGGGGCGAATTGCGCGGGCATCGGGTCGCGGCGGTGACGGTGTCGGCCGCGCTCGACCGGGTCGGCCTGCGCGCCGAGCGCGCCGCGGGCAGCGCGGCGGCCGCCGGCCCGCCGGCGCGGACCGAATTCGAACATGTCGAAACCCTGTCGTACTGGCGCCTGACCGAGCAGGGTTGGCGCTACGACGCGCAGCGCCTGCGCATCGGCAGCGGCGAGCAGGCGCAGTCGCTCGACGGCCTGGCCGTCGCCGGCGGCGAGCGTTACGCCTTGCGCGCCCCGCGCATCGACGCCGGTCCGCTGATCGCGGTGCTCGCGCTCAGCGACGCCTTGCCCGAACGCCTGCGGCATTGGCTGGAAACCGCCAAGCCGCGCGTGTCGCTGAGCGAGATCGCGATCGACGGGCGCCGCAACGGGCCGCTGTTCGCCAGCGGCAGGATCCAGGCGCTGGGCTTCGACGCGGTGGGTTCCTCGCCGGGCCTGCAAGGCTTGTCGGGCCGTTTCGAAGGCGACGCCGACGGCTTCGTGCTCGACCTGGACCCGAACTCGCCGATGCGCTTCGACTGGCCGACCGGCTTCGGCGTGGCGCATACGGTCAGCCTCGACGGCCGCGTCGGCGGCTGGCGCGAAGGCGCCGGCTGGCGCGTCGGCACCACCGCGCTGCGCGTGCAGGGCAAGGACTTCGGCGTGCATGCGCGCGGCGGCCTGTGGTGGCAAGGCGACGGCAGCCGGCCGTGGATCGACATCGCCGCCGACCTCGACCCGACCCAGGTGCCGGTCGCCAAGGGTTTCTGGATCCGCGACAAGATGTCGGCGAACCTGCTGCATTGGCTCGACACCGCCCTGGTCGGCGGACGCTTGAGCGATGCCCACGCGGTGGTCTCCGGCGATCTCGACGACTGGCCGTTCAACCGCAACAACGGTTTGTTCGAGGCCAGCGCCCGCCTGCAAGGCGCGGTGGTGAAATTCCAGCCCGACTGGCCGGCGGTGGAAGGCCTCGACGCCGACGTGCGCTTCGTCGCCGACGGCTTCAGCGTCGCCGGCAAGGGCCGCCTGGCCGGCGTCGGCGTGCGCCGGATCGAAGCCGGCATCGATCACTACAAGGACGGCCGCCTGCGCGTCGAGGCCGACGGCGCCGCCGACGCGGCGCAACTGGTGGCCCTGCTCAAGCAAAGTCCGCTGCAGAAAGATCACGCCGACACCTTGAACAACGTGCGCGCCAGCGGCCCGGCCCAGGTCGGTTTCGAGATGGAACTGCCGCTGCGGCCGAACAGCCGCACCCACATCGCCGGCACCGTCGCGCTGGACAACGCCAAGCTGGCCGACCCGCGCTGGAAGCTGGCCTTCGAGCAGGTGCGCGGCCGCGCCGAGTACGGCCGCGGCGGTTTCGGCGCCGAGGAACTGGCGGTGCAGCACGAGGGCGCGCCGGGCAAGCTGTCGCTGCGCGCCGGCGACGAATACGTGCGCGACCGCGGCAACGTGTTCGAGGCCGCGCTGGATACCGCCTCCGGCGCCGACGAGATGATCGCGCGCGGTCCGGACGAATTGGCCTGGCTCAAGCCCTATCTGGACGGCCGCTCGCTGTGGACCGCGGCGATTTCGATTCCCAAGAGCCCGGGCGCGACGACCGCGGTCAAGGCCACCGGCGTGGCCGCGCCGGTGCCGACCATGCTGCGCCTGCAGACCAACCTGGTCGGCACCGCGCTGACCCTGCCGGCGCCGTTGGCCAAGCCGGCCGCGGCCAGCCTGCCGACCACGGTCGAAACCCCGCTGCCGCTCGGCAGCGGCGACGTGCGCGTTTCGCTGGGCAACGTGCTGGCGCTGCGCGCGCGCACCGCCAACGGCCGCACCGGCGTGCGCGTGGTGCTGGGCGGCAACCGGGTCGACGAGGCGCCGCCGGCCAGCGGCCTGATCGCCACCGGCCGCGCCGCGCAACTCGATGCGGTCGACTGGATCGCGCTGGCGCATGGCGACGGCGGGGGCGAAGGCGCGGGCGGCGGGCTGCCCCTGCAGCGCATCGACGTGAGCGCGCAGCAGTTGCAACTGATCGGCGGCCAGTTCCCCGATACCCGCATCATCGTCGCGCCGGCGCCGCGCGGCGCCACCGCGGTGCGCGCCGAGGGCGCGGCCCTGGAGGGCGCGGTGCTGATTCCCGGCGGCGACAGCGGCGCCATCGCCGGCCGCTTCGCCCGCGTGCATTGGCGGGCGCCGGCAAAGGCGGCCGCAGCGGCGCCCGGTACCGGCGCAGGCAGCGCAGGCGGCGCGAATGCCAACGCCAGCGCGGGCGCGCCGGCCTCGGCTGCGGCTGCGGCGAATGCCGCGGGCGCAGGCGCGGAGCAGGGCCTGCATCCGTCCGAGATCCCGGCGTTGTTGCTCGACATCGCCGACTTGCGGGTCGGCGACGCCGCGCTCGGCAAGGCCAGCGTGCGCACCCGGCCGACCCCGGCCGGGATGCGCATCGAACAGATCAGCACCCGCGCGCCGAAGCAGTCGATCGACCTTAGCGGCGACTGGACCGGGCGCGGCGGCAACGCCCGCACGCACCTGAACCTCAGCGTCGACAGCGGCGACGTCGGCGCGCTGATGAACGGCTTCGGCTTCGCCAACCAGATCGGCGGCGGTCGGGCCAAGGCCACGTTCGAGGCCGGCTGGCCGGGCAGCCCGGCCGGTTTCGCCCTGGGCTCGCTCGAGGGCAGCCTGACTCTAGACGCGCGCGACGGCCGCCTGCTGGAGATCGAGCCCGGCGCCGGCCGCGTGCTCGGCCTGCTCAGCGTGGCCCAGCTGCCGCGCCGGCTGACCCTGGATTTCCGCGACCTGTTCTCCAAGGGCTTCGCCTTCGACCGGATCGGCGGCACGGTGCGCTTCGGCAACGGCAGCGCGCGCAGCGACGACCTGACCATCGACGGCCCGGCGGCGGCGATCTCGATCCGCGGCGCCGCCGACCTGCGCGCGCAGCGCTACGACCAGACCATCGAAGTGCGGCCCAAGGCGGCCAACGTACTGACCGCGGTCGGCGCGCTCGCCGCCGGCCCGGTCGGCGCGGCGATCGGCGCCGCCGCCAATGCGGTGCTGCAAAAGCCCTTGGGCAGCCTGGCTTCCAAGACCTACCGGGTCACCGGGCCGTGGAAAGAGCCCAAGGTCGAGGTGGTGACCCGCGAACAGACCCGCGCCGCCGCCGCGCCGGCCCCGCCGGCCGGCTGA
- the rng gene encoding ribonuclease G gives MTEEILVNVTPRETRVAVVENGMLQELHIERGWRRGVVGNIYKGKVQRVMPGMQAAFVEIGLERAAFLHAADIVKPSQSGESEGDEAPLPPTPTRPIAELLREGQEIVVQVVKDPIGSKGARLTTQLSIPSRYLVLLPRTRVVGVSARIEDEGERARLKSLVTALAPSADHHGYIVRTNAEGQPEEALAEDIAYLSRAWALIAEKSRSCKVGERVYEDLSLPLRAVRDLIRRDVEKVKVDSRETCERLRSFAAQYMPGLAEKIEHYTGARPIFDLYGVEDEIQRALDKEVPLKSGGYLVIDQTEAMTTIDVNTGSFLGQRNLEETVYRTNLEAAQSVARQLRLRNLGGIIIIDFIDMTDLEHRRQVLRQLEKALTRDHAKTTVYEFSPLGLVEMTRKRTTESLERQLSEACHECGGRGTLKTPETVTYEIFRDIVRQVRQFDAARLLVIASPKVVARITDEESAAVAELEEFLGKSIRFQADDQYAQEQFDVVLL, from the coding sequence ATGACTGAAGAGATCCTGGTCAACGTCACCCCGCGCGAGACCCGCGTCGCCGTGGTCGAAAACGGCATGCTGCAGGAGCTGCACATCGAACGCGGCTGGCGCCGCGGCGTGGTCGGCAACATCTACAAGGGCAAGGTGCAGCGGGTCATGCCCGGCATGCAGGCGGCGTTCGTCGAGATCGGCCTGGAGCGCGCCGCGTTCCTGCACGCCGCCGACATCGTCAAGCCGAGCCAGAGCGGCGAGAGCGAGGGCGACGAGGCGCCGCTGCCGCCGACCCCGACCCGGCCGATCGCCGAGCTGCTGCGCGAGGGCCAGGAGATCGTGGTCCAGGTGGTCAAGGACCCGATCGGCAGCAAGGGCGCGCGCCTGACCACCCAGCTCAGCATTCCCTCGCGCTACCTGGTGCTGCTGCCGCGCACCCGGGTGGTCGGGGTCTCGGCGCGGATCGAGGACGAAGGCGAGCGCGCCCGGCTCAAGAGCCTGGTGACCGCGCTGGCGCCGTCGGCCGACCATCACGGCTACATCGTCCGCACCAACGCCGAGGGCCAGCCGGAAGAGGCGCTGGCCGAGGACATCGCCTACCTGAGCCGGGCCTGGGCGCTGATCGCCGAGAAGTCGCGCAGCTGCAAGGTCGGCGAGCGCGTCTACGAAGACCTCAGCCTGCCGCTGCGCGCGGTGCGCGACCTGATCCGGCGCGACGTGGAGAAGGTCAAGGTCGACTCGCGCGAAACCTGCGAACGCCTGCGCAGCTTCGCCGCCCAGTACATGCCGGGCCTGGCCGAAAAGATCGAGCACTACACCGGCGCGCGGCCGATCTTCGACCTGTACGGGGTCGAAGACGAGATCCAGCGCGCGCTCGACAAGGAGGTGCCGCTGAAGTCGGGCGGCTACCTGGTGATCGACCAGACCGAGGCGATGACCACCATCGACGTCAACACCGGTTCCTTCCTCGGTCAACGCAACCTGGAAGAGACCGTTTACCGGACCAACCTGGAGGCGGCGCAATCGGTCGCCCGGCAACTGCGGCTGCGCAACCTGGGCGGGATCATCATCATCGACTTCATCGACATGACCGACCTGGAGCATCGCCGCCAGGTGCTGCGCCAGCTCGAGAAGGCGCTGACCCGCGACCACGCCAAGACCACGGTGTACGAGTTCTCGCCGCTGGGCCTGGTCGAGATGACCCGCAAGCGCACCACCGAAAGCCTGGAGCGCCAGCTCAGCGAGGCCTGCCACGAATGCGGCGGCCGCGGCACGTTGAAGACCCCGGAAACCGTGACCTACGAAATCTTCCGCGACATCGTCCGCCAGGTGCGCCAGTTCGACGCCGCGCGCCTGCTGGTGATCGCCTCGCCCAAGGTGGTGGCGCGGATCACCGACGAAGAATCCGCCGCGGTCGCCGAACTGGAGGAATTCCTGGGCAAGTCGATCCGCTTCCAGGCCGACGATCAGTATGCGCAGGAGCAGTTCGATGTCGTGTTGCTCTGA
- a CDS encoding Maf family protein translates to MLYLASQSPRRRELLARLGHEFGLLELDVPEHRQPGEPAEDYVRRVAREKAGAGLLKVVGNPAAVVLGSDTEVVLDDEVFGKPRDAADAAAMLRRLSGRTHRVISAVSLVSPAREAQAVSVSEVSFAELDEATIARYVAGGEPEGKAGAYAIQGAAEAFVTRLSGSYSGVMGLPLYETAQLLRQFGLG, encoded by the coding sequence ATGCTCTATCTAGCCTCCCAGTCGCCGCGGCGACGCGAATTGCTGGCCCGCCTGGGCCACGAATTCGGCCTGCTCGAACTCGACGTGCCCGAACATCGCCAGCCCGGCGAGCCGGCCGAGGACTACGTGCGCCGGGTGGCGCGCGAGAAGGCCGGCGCCGGCCTGCTCAAGGTGGTCGGCAATCCGGCCGCGGTGGTGCTGGGCTCGGACACCGAGGTCGTGCTCGACGACGAGGTGTTCGGCAAGCCGCGCGACGCGGCCGACGCGGCGGCCATGCTGCGCCGGCTGTCCGGCCGCACCCACCGGGTGATCAGCGCGGTGTCGCTGGTCTCGCCCGCGCGCGAAGCCCAGGCCGTGTCGGTGTCCGAGGTCAGCTTCGCCGAGCTCGACGAGGCGACCATCGCCCGCTACGTGGCCGGCGGCGAGCCGGAAGGCAAGGCCGGCGCCTACGCGATCCAGGGCGCGGCCGAGGCCTTCGTGACCCGGTTGTCCGGCAGCTACTCCGGGGTGATGGGGCTGCCGCTGTACGAAACCGCGCAGTTGCTGCGCCAGTTCGGCCTCGGCTAG
- a CDS encoding SIMPL domain-containing protein (The SIMPL domain is named for its presence in mouse protein SIMPL (signalling molecule that associates with mouse pelle-like kinase). Bacterial member BP26, from Brucella, was shown to assemble into a channel-like structure, while YggE from E. coli has been associated with resistance to oxidative stress.), producing the protein MHPAVPAPRPASRSASLRPLALAAFLAFGAVTAMSASAQTTPYVATDGTLLSVSAESQAKRTPNIATVSTGVVTQAADANAAMRANAEQMAKVVAAIKAADIAERDIQTSGINLNPQYRYQENQPPQITGYQANNNVNIVIRDISKVGKILDSLVATGANQINGPSFDLDDKDKEAAFDEARRGAIEKAQARADMYAKTLGMKVRRIVSVSEGGRFAPPMPMPMMAMRMEKAGAAADTSVSPGENTLSMNLDVVFELGK; encoded by the coding sequence ATGCACCCCGCCGTCCCCGCCCCCCGCCCCGCTTCCCGTTCGGCTTCGCTGCGCCCGCTGGCGCTGGCCGCCTTCCTCGCCTTCGGAGCCGTCACCGCCATGTCCGCGTCCGCCCAGACCACGCCCTACGTCGCCACCGACGGCACCTTGTTGTCGGTCTCGGCCGAGTCCCAGGCCAAGCGCACCCCCAACATCGCCACCGTCTCCACCGGCGTGGTCACCCAGGCTGCCGACGCCAATGCGGCGATGCGCGCCAACGCCGAGCAGATGGCCAAGGTGGTGGCCGCGATCAAGGCCGCCGACATCGCCGAGCGCGACATCCAGACCAGCGGCATCAACCTCAACCCGCAGTACCGCTACCAGGAAAACCAGCCGCCGCAGATCACCGGCTACCAGGCCAACAACAACGTCAACATCGTCATCCGCGACATCTCCAAGGTCGGCAAGATCCTCGACTCGCTGGTCGCCACCGGCGCCAACCAGATCAACGGCCCGAGCTTCGACCTGGACGACAAGGACAAGGAAGCCGCCTTCGACGAAGCCCGCCGTGGCGCGATCGAGAAGGCCCAGGCCCGCGCCGACATGTACGCCAAGACCCTGGGCATGAAGGTGCGCCGGATCGTCAGCGTCAGCGAAGGCGGCCGCTTCGCCCCGCCGATGCCGATGCCGATGATGGCCATGCGCATGGAGAAGGCCGGCGCCGCCGCCGATACCTCGGTCTCGCCGGGCGAAAACACCTTGTCGATGAACCTCGACGTGGTGTTCGAGCTGGGCAAGTGA